The Mercenaria mercenaria strain notata chromosome 8, MADL_Memer_1, whole genome shotgun sequence genome has a segment encoding these proteins:
- the LOC123522826 gene encoding uncharacterized protein LOC123522826 isoform X1: protein MAAGGSIDKDILSDETFDLLCGVCKHKGKNREAEEYCVECQDYYCLTCVKVHEDIPSLIGHKILGKGNFPSGSVKTPPGSNKTLTGAPIERCDRHSRNCIDMYCQNDDAVGCGTCMTVDHGLCQDIFYIPDFLKNNTSTTTTSDIQQKLKSVTKTLTEQHEKFQSEKQRLLKSRAETLVSVKKFRKEINDRLDELEKNTVDDIEDKYKALIHEMEEGMKQLEKNKANVSSTLGKLVPASKNAIQNFVTVKKAETAASKAAKSVQETKLQTSFKDVDFTADDKIPSFLAEINVLGKITERMSVDAECKSTVAVSKEEALLQAKGYKEYSVKVQSDENKCDIVSACTLEDGKIILSDYNNKKLKRLDSSTYSVIDYCDLPQIPWQICSTNKQEVAVCLPNQKEVHFISIGNRMTATNKITTDFGCFGLAYNNGNLYISDSSKSVYLYSVSGRKLKQFIKDESGQELFSNIYSLSVSKDGSKIFVTDWDNGLIILENSGEVVGKFHGSELAGAWSSYLTGRGSLLVCGRNSNNVLQFRLDGKLIGEVVKSDDESVWQKGICCDQQMSKIIIGRSDDRIKVYDLI, encoded by the exons ATGGCGGCTGGGGGGAGTATAGATAAAGACATATTATCTGATGAAACTTTTGATCTACTATGTGGAGTATGTAAACATAAAGGGAAAAATCGAGAAGCAGAGGAATACTGTGTAGAATGCCAAGATTATTACTGTTTGACCTGTGTCAAAGTTCATGAGGACATCCCTTCACTAATCGGGCACAAGATTCTTGGCAAAGGGAATTTTCCATCAGGATCAGTCAAGACACCACCAGGATCTAATAAGACTCTAACAGGGGCACCAATAGAGAGATGTGACCGGCATAGTCGTAACTGCATAGACATGTACTGTCAAAACGATGATGCTGTGGGCTGTGGCACTTGTATGACAGTAGATCACGG GTTATGCCAAGACATTTTCTACATACCAGACTTTCTGAAAAACAATACCAGTACCACTACTACAAGTGATATCCAGCAGAAACTAAAATCAGTTACAAAGACCCTGACAGAGCAACATGAAAAGTTTCAAAGTGAAAAACAAAGATTACTAAAATCAAGAGCCGAAACACTGGTCAGTGTGAAGAAGTTTAGAAAGGAAATAAATGACAGGCTAGATGAACTAGAGAAAAACACTGTTGATGATATAGAAGATAAGTACAAAGCCCTGATACATGAGATGGAAGAAGGAATGAAACAACTGGAGAAAAACAAAGCTAATGTTTCCTCAACTCTTGGCAAGTTGGTTCCAGCAAGCAAAAATGCAATACAAAACTTTGTAACTGTAAAGAAAGCAGAAACCGCTGCAAGTAAAGCTGCTAAATCAGTACAAGAAACCAAATTACAAACATCCTTTAAAGATGTTGACTTCACTGCTGATGACAAAATACCTTCCTTTTTAGCAGAAATAAACGTCTTAGGCAAGATAACAGAGAGAATGTCAGTGGATGCTGAATGCAAGAGCACTGTTGCTGTTAGTAAGGAAGAGGCTTTACTtcaggccaaaggatacaaggaATACTCTGTTAAAGTTCAATCAGATGAGAATAAATGTGATATTGTCAGTGCCTGTACTCTAGAGGATGGAAAAATAATACTGTCCGATTACAATAACAAGAAGCTGAAGCGTTTAGACAGTTCCACATACTCTGTTATAGACTACTGTGATCTTCCTCAAATACCATGGCAAATCTGCTCCACCAATAAGCAAGAAGTTGCTGTATGTTTGCCAAATCAGAAGGAAGTTCACTTCATTTCAATAGGAAACAGAATGACAGCCACAAACAAGATAACAACAGATTTTGGATGTTTTGGCTTAGCCTACAACAATGGTAATCTGTATATTTCAGATAGTAGTAAATCAGTGTATTTATACAGTGTATCAGGAAGAAAGCTGAAGCAGTTCATTAAAGATGAATCAGGACAGGAACTGTTCTCTAACATCTACAGTCTATCTGTCAGTAAGGATGGGTCAAAGATTTTTGTCACCGACTGGGATAATGGACTGATTATACTGGAGAATAGTGGAGAAGTTGTTGGAAAATTTCATGGATCAGAGTTAGCTGGTGCCTGGAGTAGTTATCTTACAGGTAGAGGAAGTCTGCTTGTGTGTGGAAGAAATTCTAACAATGTGCTCCAGTTTAGACTGGATGGTAAACTGATAGGTGAGGTTGTGAAATCTGATGATGAATCAGTGTGGCAAAAGGGCATTTGTTGTGATCAGCAAATGTCAAAGATTATTATTGGAAGGTCTGACGACAGAATTAAAGTATATGACTTGatataa
- the LOC123522826 gene encoding uncharacterized protein LOC123522826 isoform X2, with protein sequence MAAGGSIDKDILSDETFDLLCGVCKHKGKNREAEEYCVECQDYYCLTCVKVHEDIPSLIGHKILGKGNFPSGSVKTPPGSNKTLTGAPIERCDRHSRNCIDMYCQNDDAVGCGTCMTVDHGLCQDIFYIPDFLKNNTSTTTTSDIQQKLKSVTKTLTEQHEKFQSEKQRLLKSRAETLVSVKKFRKEINDRLDELEKNTVDDIEDKYKALIHEMEEGMKQLEKNKANVSSTLGKLVPASKNAIQNFVTVKKAETAASKAAKSVQETKLQTSFKDVDFTADDKIPSFLAEINVLGKITERMSVDAECKSTVAVSKEEALLQAKGYKEYSVKVQSDENKCDIVSACTLEDGKIILSDYNNKKLKRLDSSTYSVIDYCDLPQIPWQICSTNKQEVAVCLPNQKEVHFISIGNRMTATNKITTDFGCFGLAYNNGNLYISDSSKSVYLYSVSGRKLKQFIKDESGQELFSNIYSLSVSKDGSKIFVTDWDNGLIILENSGEVVGKFHGSELAGAWSSYLTAKKANKNKGTT encoded by the exons ATGGCGGCTGGGGGGAGTATAGATAAAGACATATTATCTGATGAAACTTTTGATCTACTATGTGGAGTATGTAAACATAAAGGGAAAAATCGAGAAGCAGAGGAATACTGTGTAGAATGCCAAGATTATTACTGTTTGACCTGTGTCAAAGTTCATGAGGACATCCCTTCACTAATCGGGCACAAGATTCTTGGCAAAGGGAATTTTCCATCAGGATCAGTCAAGACACCACCAGGATCTAATAAGACTCTAACAGGGGCACCAATAGAGAGATGTGACCGGCATAGTCGTAACTGCATAGACATGTACTGTCAAAACGATGATGCTGTGGGCTGTGGCACTTGTATGACAGTAGATCACGG GTTATGCCAAGACATTTTCTACATACCAGACTTTCTGAAAAACAATACCAGTACCACTACTACAAGTGATATCCAGCAGAAACTAAAATCAGTTACAAAGACCCTGACAGAGCAACATGAAAAGTTTCAAAGTGAAAAACAAAGATTACTAAAATCAAGAGCCGAAACACTGGTCAGTGTGAAGAAGTTTAGAAAGGAAATAAATGACAGGCTAGATGAACTAGAGAAAAACACTGTTGATGATATAGAAGATAAGTACAAAGCCCTGATACATGAGATGGAAGAAGGAATGAAACAACTGGAGAAAAACAAAGCTAATGTTTCCTCAACTCTTGGCAAGTTGGTTCCAGCAAGCAAAAATGCAATACAAAACTTTGTAACTGTAAAGAAAGCAGAAACCGCTGCAAGTAAAGCTGCTAAATCAGTACAAGAAACCAAATTACAAACATCCTTTAAAGATGTTGACTTCACTGCTGATGACAAAATACCTTCCTTTTTAGCAGAAATAAACGTCTTAGGCAAGATAACAGAGAGAATGTCAGTGGATGCTGAATGCAAGAGCACTGTTGCTGTTAGTAAGGAAGAGGCTTTACTtcaggccaaaggatacaaggaATACTCTGTTAAAGTTCAATCAGATGAGAATAAATGTGATATTGTCAGTGCCTGTACTCTAGAGGATGGAAAAATAATACTGTCCGATTACAATAACAAGAAGCTGAAGCGTTTAGACAGTTCCACATACTCTGTTATAGACTACTGTGATCTTCCTCAAATACCATGGCAAATCTGCTCCACCAATAAGCAAGAAGTTGCTGTATGTTTGCCAAATCAGAAGGAAGTTCACTTCATTTCAATAGGAAACAGAATGACAGCCACAAACAAGATAACAACAGATTTTGGATGTTTTGGCTTAGCCTACAACAATGGTAATCTGTATATTTCAGATAGTAGTAAATCAGTGTATTTATACAGTGTATCAGGAAGAAAGCTGAAGCAGTTCATTAAAGATGAATCAGGACAGGAACTGTTCTCTAACATCTACAGTCTATCTGTCAGTAAGGATGGGTCAAAGATTTTTGTCACCGACTGGGATAATGGACTGATTATACTGGAGAATAGTGGAGAAGTTGTTGGAAAATTTCATGGATCAGAGTTAGCTGGTGCCTGGAGTAGTTATCTTACAG
- the LOC123522826 gene encoding transcription intermediary factor 1-beta-like isoform X3 gives MAAGGSIDKDILSDETFDLLCGVCKHKGKNREAEEYCVECQDYYCLTCVKVHEDIPSLIGHKILGKGNFPSGSVKTPPGSNKTLTGAPIERCDRHSRNCIDMYCQNDDAVGCGTCMTVDHGLCQDIFYIPDFLKNNTSTTTTSDIQQKLKSVTKTLTEQHEKFQSEKQRLLKSRAETLVSVKKFRKEINDRLDELEKNTVDDIEDKYKALIHEMEEGMKQLEKNKANVSSTLGKLVPASKNAIQNFVTVKKAETAASKAAKSVQETKLQTSFKDVDFTADDKIPSFLAEINVLGKITERMSVDAECKSTVAVSKEEALLQAKGYKEYSVKVQSDENKCDIVSACTLEDGKIILSDYNNKKLKRLDSSTYSVIDYCDLPQIPWQICSTNKQEVAVCLPNQKEVHFISIGNRMTATNKITTDFGCFGLAYNNAKKANKNKGTT, from the exons ATGGCGGCTGGGGGGAGTATAGATAAAGACATATTATCTGATGAAACTTTTGATCTACTATGTGGAGTATGTAAACATAAAGGGAAAAATCGAGAAGCAGAGGAATACTGTGTAGAATGCCAAGATTATTACTGTTTGACCTGTGTCAAAGTTCATGAGGACATCCCTTCACTAATCGGGCACAAGATTCTTGGCAAAGGGAATTTTCCATCAGGATCAGTCAAGACACCACCAGGATCTAATAAGACTCTAACAGGGGCACCAATAGAGAGATGTGACCGGCATAGTCGTAACTGCATAGACATGTACTGTCAAAACGATGATGCTGTGGGCTGTGGCACTTGTATGACAGTAGATCACGG GTTATGCCAAGACATTTTCTACATACCAGACTTTCTGAAAAACAATACCAGTACCACTACTACAAGTGATATCCAGCAGAAACTAAAATCAGTTACAAAGACCCTGACAGAGCAACATGAAAAGTTTCAAAGTGAAAAACAAAGATTACTAAAATCAAGAGCCGAAACACTGGTCAGTGTGAAGAAGTTTAGAAAGGAAATAAATGACAGGCTAGATGAACTAGAGAAAAACACTGTTGATGATATAGAAGATAAGTACAAAGCCCTGATACATGAGATGGAAGAAGGAATGAAACAACTGGAGAAAAACAAAGCTAATGTTTCCTCAACTCTTGGCAAGTTGGTTCCAGCAAGCAAAAATGCAATACAAAACTTTGTAACTGTAAAGAAAGCAGAAACCGCTGCAAGTAAAGCTGCTAAATCAGTACAAGAAACCAAATTACAAACATCCTTTAAAGATGTTGACTTCACTGCTGATGACAAAATACCTTCCTTTTTAGCAGAAATAAACGTCTTAGGCAAGATAACAGAGAGAATGTCAGTGGATGCTGAATGCAAGAGCACTGTTGCTGTTAGTAAGGAAGAGGCTTTACTtcaggccaaaggatacaaggaATACTCTGTTAAAGTTCAATCAGATGAGAATAAATGTGATATTGTCAGTGCCTGTACTCTAGAGGATGGAAAAATAATACTGTCCGATTACAATAACAAGAAGCTGAAGCGTTTAGACAGTTCCACATACTCTGTTATAGACTACTGTGATCTTCCTCAAATACCATGGCAAATCTGCTCCACCAATAAGCAAGAAGTTGCTGTATGTTTGCCAAATCAGAAGGAAGTTCACTTCATTTCAATAGGAAACAGAATGACAGCCACAAACAAGATAACAACAGATTTTGGATGTTTTGGCTTAGCCTACAACAATG